The nucleotide sequence actttgaaaatggaatccacataaagtggtgggacatacaatgatttcacccaataaaagagtgagtgctagagagagtgttcaaaagagagtgttgttagcattcCTCATCAGATACATTAGGCATAAATATAACACTAAAAGGGAAACATCACACAACAATGAGGAAGATCATGAACAGACTTATGCTGCAAACTAATTTGCCATTATACAAAGATCTATGAGAAATCATGAACAAAACACATAATACACTAACCACACTAAAATAGAAAACCAAcgttatttaattttcataatatAACCGGTTGAACAATTCCAAATCATCACATCACATGATAATCATTTGCTTTCTTACTTCATTCTTTATCATCTAGCATCAAATAAAGCAACACATATGCATtcaatcacacacacacacacacacacatcttTTTGTATGTGCCAAAACAACACTCCTTGAAACTCAAAACCTTATCAAACACCAACTACAAAGAACTCAATAATCTTGGTAATGCATATCTCCATAATCATCTCTGGCAGAAGTAAGATCACTCTCAACCATATCCGCAAGACCACGCTCTTCATACCTCACCCCTTCTTCCAGAGCAAGTCGACCCAGTGCCCCAACAGCAACACCAACAGCTAGTCCAGCTCCTAAGCCCATTTTACTGCCTTTTGGCCCCGGATCAAACGAGGATGAATATTCAAGTGGCGCAGACGGTCCACTAGGCCCAACAGCAGCATAACTTTCAATACATTCAAAGAAATGGTGTGGCGACGGTGGTGGTGGGTAAGCACCACTGGGATAATAACCGGGAAAGTAACTGCCACTAGAATAGTTATCAGAGTAATTTGTGTAGTAATTATAAGGTGAAGGTGGTGGAGAAGGTGTAGAATAGTTATCAAATGAGTTGCCTATGGAATGAGAACACATTGTTGAAGAAAATGGGTTTTAGGGCGCATGCAATTGAAATTTGGACATGGAtggattgaagaaaaagaagaatgaaagatcagagagaggaagaagaaggaaaaagtggtttttaaaattcaaaaattgatgtttacgtttttttaattacatccctgtgtaaaaatacgtttttggttttagtccctctactTAACCCAGTTGGCATCAGTTGTCATATCAGCATGTGCCACGTAGGCGTCTGTTAGCTAGCAAACCATTTTTTTCACGGAACCTGACGGCAGGGATGAGTTCCAAAACGTGTGGTAATTACAAGGGTTGTTTcgcaagaaaaaaaattgcagggactaaaacaaaaaacgcGCCAATTTACAGGGACCTTTTACTTATTTAAGccgaaataaaataattcaaaaacctgctctcagggactaaaaccaaaaacactGTAATTGCAGGaactaaaatcatattaaaaccataaattaacgaaataaaataattcaaaaacctgatctcagggactaaaaccaaaaacactaTAATTGCAGGAACTAAAATCATATCAAAACCATAAATTAAcgaaatcaaataattcaaaaacctgatctcagggactaaaaccaaaaacactaTAATTGCAGGAACTAAAATCATATCAAAACCATAAATTaacgaaataaaataattcaaaacctgatctcagggactaaaaccaaaaatgcTATAATTGCAGGAACTAAAATCATATCAAAACCATAAACTaacgaaataaaataattcaaaaaccTGATCTTGAACGTTCTTCTTAGGAACTTGTTTGGTATAATGAGCAATGCAATGAGGGATATTATAAGGGGTATCTTGTGAAGCCAATCCAATTCTGATGTTTGCAGAAcctgagaaaataacataaagtCACCATTTTTAAGTACataatgttgattttatttaaacttagagctaaaatgattaaaagagcataagataaaaaatgggtaatgcgcaaaattggatttttttgcATACCTGGGTTGATAACAACGAGATTGGAACCACGGTCTGACATAATCTGTGAAGGAAGCGCGGATTTAAGGTAATCCTGTGACATAGAACACATGAGAACAGAATTGTTAAATTCAAAGGGTTAGTTAAACAGAATGAGAGAGAAAGTACCATTGGAAATTAGAGTTTGcagaatttgatgatttttcctcttgttcttgttcttagTGGAAGTTTTGAACTGAGAAAAGAGAGCACTTTCTCATGTTCGTTTTTGAACTCCAAAATACACTAATTTCTTCTACTCATTCTACtctttctctatatttttaGGACCAGGTTTTGATGCTGTAGCAAATGCATGCAGTTTCACACAGTTTTTGATCTTAATCGTCTATTTAATATTAAACGGTTGAGATTGAAAACTGTGtcatttttgttaaaacaaTCTCGATCATACAGTTATGATCGGATGTCTATCATTCATTACAGCACTCTACTCTAACAGCAGAAAATCTTGTTCCATATTTTTATGTTCTGTTTCGTTGTATTTATATTTGAGTAACGCTAACAACATTCAGTTTTAAACTTAATCTTTAATACTCACACAAAATAATGAGacatatattaatttcataaaatataaatgtggGTGGGTGTTGACAAATAAATGTTGTTAACGTTCCtcttcatattttatttgtttttaaatttacatttaaaaaaattgttatgagaaaatttgtaaaataaaacattCAACTAATTTAATACTAAATATTTGGTTTGCAAATTTTCTATAGTTTTGCTATGGATGTAGATTTaaagttaaatttaaaataaaactaagttttttaggggaaaataaAACTGGGTTGTAAAAGGTAATTTTGTCCATAGAAAAGTTCGACAAAATAGTTAGTTAactgatggtttttttttacaaagattaactctaaagtttttttatgcaatgatatataaaatttatttattagtattttataGGTTAATTTAGCATCTGATTTCAACTCCATCCGTGTATTCGGTCATTAATGAACTTCAATTAAAAGCAAATCAATTAGGATGCAAGAGTATCCACAATGGAGACATCCATTTTTTGGTTACGAGTCTCACGCGTACACATCActcatttacaattttttaatagtagtatcTAATAAGCAATCAATTCCTCCATCCCAGATCTCCCACGAAGTTCTTAAATGGGACAcactaatcaactatcaataattttatatcactacatttcaattttttaatattaaaagagtgTGATTCTCGTTTAAAGTTGGGGTCTTATTTGGGGTATTAAATAAGACCCCGGGTCTTATAAGACCCTGAAAAAGATTCTCCCCAATAGGAGTATCTAATAGGTACAGGATCGTAAATGTTCAAGACCCTTCTATTGGAGATGGTCTAATAACACCAAAGTTTAAAGTTAACCATCAAATAATTACCCTGAATTTCGAATTTTCAGAAGTCATTCTCCCtgtaaaaccaaaaataaaatatcaatcagattaaaaattaaaaatatggaaCACGTACAACATTTATATTTCATAAACTTATGTGGAACAGACAAAATTTAGTCTGTCTTAATTAAATTCCAACCGATAGAGTGATATGGTCCAAAATGTGTGTTGAAGAGTATTTACCTTAATACAACAAATACAACAATCGTGTGTGTTGAAGAGTATTATCCCTTCGTTCATCAAATTACCACCAAGGAGCatcatatttttaattcaattaacaatatatGATACATTCTAGTGTACACCAACAAGTGTGTGTCAACCAATGACTAATAATGAATATCAACGAGCAAAACACAACATTAATTCAATGATAAATGTAATATATGAAAATTCTTCCTCATTTTAATCGGTAAAGAATAAGTCATAAGGTTATTTTCACAACAAACATTATAGGATTGAAGAGATGAGAGATTGCACATTTCATTTATCTACTATCATTTCTATCAACTAATTACAAGCAGTTATCAtgtttaaaaaaacacaaggaATAACCATTACATTAGCAAATGGaacaaatacataaaaaaaataaaaaaaaatagggcaaTAGTTGATCATAGTGAAAGAACTTACTGTGAACAGCTGGCATAAGAGACAAATGGGGGATAACAATTAGATTAGCAAATTGATTGTGTGCATATAAAAAATAGTACATTGATTGATCGTATTAAAAGTACTTACCAGAAACATATGACAAAAGAGATACGAAGAGGAAGGAGATTTATCCCTTAAATCGAGATTCTTCAAATCGAAAGTTCAAACATTAATTATCAAAAACGAGAGGTCatagtttaaaatataaaagggGGGAGACTTTTGGTGGTTTAGATTTTCACTACCCACTTAAAAGAAGTCATGACACttgacgaaaaaaaaaaaagaagtcatgacatgagaaaattgattttcGAGGAGAAATTTTTCgatagagaagaagaaaggagATTAGGACATAATCGATGGAGAAAAAATCAACAAAGGATGAACGAGGAGGAAAGATAATAACCTCGTGTAAATTAGGgcacaaaaattaaacaaaacctacaattttaattatatattttaacgCTAATTTATcctatcatttatttttattagagagaaagaaaaatcatagagcccgcaattttttttctatcttttcatttttttctctacaCTAAATAAGGGataatatcattttcttttatctttatctctccactctttttttttaaggaagcttTATCTCTCCcctcttatttttttcttctttcttcttttcattaaGAGAGATAAAACAATAGACCCCACATTTTTTTCTCCCTTCTCACATTTTCTCTAAACCAAATTGAGGAGATTGAACTTTCTTTCGCATTATAATCCATTCCTTTAGTCATATGTTCCAATCAGGGGCGAATCCCTTCACATAAACGGGGTAGCAATGACTACcccaaatgaaaaataaatcttGCATAATTTGTATAGTTTTGAATGTAACTACAccaataatatattatatgattactCCAAACAATTTTGTTGTATTAAAGTCGGACCAATCATATTTTCACATTCATCTAACTTAAATGACCATAAAAACTATTTGACCtaaattttatgaaatgtcAAAGTTAAATCTTACAAAATTTAACTCGATAGATCCTATTTCCATCCGGTACTTTGACAATGATCTTTAGTGGACAATAATCTCTCACCATTGTCAAAGATAATTCATTTCAAATAGGTGCAGTCGGGTCGGGTCGGGTCATGTAAGATAATTAATAGTGGGGAGTATACGGTAACATTCtgactttaattaattaaaaaaagttcaaatgtaATGTAACGAAagtaaccaaaaagaaaaacgcACACAAAGGTTCAAATGTTCCTGTTCAACAACGTTGTTCTCTTCTCTGCTTTCAGATCCATTCTTGCTCAAACATTGCTGGAATCAAAGATAACACCCACCTCACCTACTCAATCTCATTTCACTGGTAACATTCTTCTATGCTCGTTTCTATTTTAATTCGGTTTTCTGAAATTGGGAATTTGTTTTTAATGAGTTATTGTTAGAAATTTCACACATTATGATACATATTTTCTTCAATTGAACTACAAAGGTTACTTTTTTTAGCAGAAACATACAAGTTGCATGCTGggtgtttgtttttattatcaTACCTTGTGTTGTGTGCTGATTATGcacaatgtgttttttttagatCAATTCAATGTGATGGCTTTTTGTTAGGATATAGAATAAAGAGGAAGAATTTGAGTAGTTATGAGCTGTTAGAACTTAGAACAGttaattagttagttagttacttAACTGGCTAGTTTGTCATGTGATTTAGATTGGGTAGACAATCATTTTGGTCTCTAAACATGTGAGACGTTGTCATGTGAGACCCCTCAATGTTACGAAATTGCAGATACATCTCAAGAGAGTtagtcattttggtcctcaaatgtGTTTTTTGCTAGTCAATTTAGTTCATAGAATTACAAACAAAAGAGCCAATTAAGGATACATTTGCAACTTTGATACATTCAAGGACTATAATGACAGTGTCTTACACATTCCGGTACCAAAATGGTTGTTTACCTGATTTGGATTTTGTGTAGTAGTTATGTCATGCTGTATTAATTCGATCTCAACCATCCGATATCAAATTAACAGCTGAGATCGTTTGAAGCTAATTTTGATATTGTGAAATATAAGCTGTCAGATCTCAGATTAACGGTCAAGATCGTTTACTACCGGAAACTGTGTGGAATTGCTACTGCAGAGTGGATGTTCAGCTTATTAATAGCTGTGTGCTATTTCTGTTTGAAATTTGGTTATTGTTAGCAAGTCTTTAAATAGCCCTCAACGGGGAGAGGGGAGATAGATCTGAGTAATTGAGTTTTACGACCGATTAATCCAATGTGAAAGGAGAGTGCTCCTTTGTACTTctttttcttcccattttgctgttgaataaaaaattctagtctttttttttttttaatcttgatTCTTTTGATTACTCAATGCTGTGTTGTTCTAACCGATGTAGATTCTGCATTATAGGTATATGTAGGGCCTCACTATGAGTAGAgcattttcatcaaagaaaacTTCATATTTGCCTCCGCCACCAACACCAACAACCGCAATTGTAAAGGCCAATTCAAACAAGAAGCAAAGTCCTCGAAGCCCTTTACAGGATCTCAACCGAATTTCCAGTAGTAGCAATGGTAGTGATGCTTCTTCATCTGTCTCCACGGAAGTCCCAAAGGGTTGCCTCAGGTTCTTGGCCTCCTCTCATTTCAAAACCCCTGTCAATAGACCCAAAAGTATCTCCAAAACACCAAATTCAGCACCCCGTGGACTTGCATTAAAACAATCTAAGTCCAATTCTAATTCCTCAAAGGAGAATCTTCCAAAGGGTAATAATGTTGGACTGCAAACTAAAACTCTTGTATCTAATAAAGCTAAGAAGAACCCTCCATGCCTCTACCAATGGCAGTCCGGTAAGAAATCTAGTTCAAGGACTGGCCAAAAGTCGAAGCTTACTTCTACTTTGAATGAACATGGACAAATTTCACCTGCATTTCCATCTACATCCAAGGAGTTAAAGCAAAAGGAGGATATCGTTGGAGGGATAAGTGATAACGATGTTGAGTCTACCCATCTCAAATCATCTAACAGAGATGGAAATTCGACTCCCTCAAGTAAAAAAGTTTCTGAGTCGAATTACGAGGAGGCGGAGGACAACCTTAACAGAAGTATTAGTAAAACACCCCCAATTCATAGCTCTCTTTCCCCAGAGATACAAGGTGGTTCTTCTTTGGACTCAACAACAACACCTGGTTGTTATGCTGCAGGTTATATTGTTTCTGGTGTCACTGACAAAAGGAAATGTAGGCCTAGAGGGATTCTCACTGTAGAAGAGAACTATTCATGCTCTGCTAAATCGGTTGCCGATAGTATTGATGATGGAGAAGACGATGATGACGATGAGAAGAAAACAATGGATGTCATTAAGGAAGATAGCCCTTCATTGTTGCCTTTGCCAACTGAAGCTTTAGTGCATTGGCTTAGTTCTCCAACTAGAAAGGGAGAGAAAATTCTGAATCGGAAGTCTGAAATTGGACTCGTAGAGTCCATAACTCTTGGTTCCAGTACTTCACCATCATCCAGttcaaaaaaattctggaatttatGTGATAGTTCTAAAACTGTTTGGAATGCAAGTGATAGCAGTGATATGTCTGGTACTGCTAATGGTATGAGGAGAAAAATGAGTTCTTCAATTTCTCCAGGTAGTCTTTCTGAATTTCAAGTACCTTTTGATTCCATATTGTTTTCTCCGAAATCCTCACCCAATTGTAAGGCAGACAGATCAGAAAATTTTATTGATGAGAACTCTCCATTCTCGCTGAATTCAATTAGCAGTGGAAATGTGATTCAAACTCCACAGTCAGATTGCAGTTCAGATTTACATGTTGGACTATCACTGGCGCACATAGATAATCAAAGGAAAGATAATTTTAACCCTGACTTTAATTCATTCAGTGATGTTCTTCAATCAGAAAACATCCTTCTCAATAGTTCTTTGCCACTGGAGGATTCAGTTAATTCAAGTTTCCAATTTGATTGTTTAACTATGCCTTATGAATCAATTGATCTCAGCAAACTTCCAAAAAAATTGGATGCTCGGGATCCTCCTTGGTTATCTAGTTCTACAATAGAGGATGGATCACAATCTCAAATGAGGATATCTTGGAGGGAAGGGTTAATGAACCAAGTTAATGAGGTAGATGAGTTTGACTCTTGTAGATGTCTGTCAGATGAAGATCTCTCCGATGACAACGACTGTGGTAGCAATAGGGTATCAGGTACTCTAGTTAATATTGAAGTAGATGACATCAAAAAACCAAACTATGATGTGGGACTCACTGAAACTGAAGATAAGGAATTGGAAACAGATGGGATTGGCAATGAAATGTTTTCTGGTGCCGAGTCCATAAGCACCGATTAAGGCGGTTTAGTTGCTATTTGAACAAGTTATTTGAAGTGTGAAATTTAAATAGGAAGAAGGAAGAATCTACTTAGAGgaagcaattttttttcttcttgttttcaaTATTGGAATAATTTACTGCTCAAGTGGTTGATCAGGTCAATAATGGTAACTCAGTTGAGCAATTTGTT is from Medicago truncatula cultivar Jemalong A17 chromosome 1, MtrunA17r5.0-ANR, whole genome shotgun sequence and encodes:
- the LOC25484405 gene encoding probable serine/threonine-protein kinase nek3; the encoded protein is MSRAFSSKKTSYLPPPPTPTTAIVKANSNKKQSPRSPLQDLNRISSSSNGSDASSSVSTEVPKGCLRFLASSHFKTPVNRPKSISKTPNSAPRGLALKQSKSNSNSSKENLPKGNNVGLQTKTLVSNKAKKNPPCLYQWQSGKKSSSRTGQKSKLTSTLNEHGQISPAFPSTSKELKQKEDIVGGISDNDVESTHLKSSNRDGNSTPSSKKVSESNYEEAEDNLNRSISKTPPIHSSLSPEIQGGSSLDSTTTPGCYAAGYIVSGVTDKRKCRPRGILTVEENYSCSAKSVADSIDDGEDDDDDEKKTMDVIKEDSPSLLPLPTEALVHWLSSPTRKGEKILNRKSEIGLVESITLGSSTSPSSSSKKFWNLCDSSKTVWNASDSSDMSGTANGMRRKMSSSISPGSLSEFQVPFDSILFSPKSSPNCKADRSENFIDENSPFSLNSISSGNVIQTPQSDCSSDLHVGLSLAHIDNQRKDNFNPDFNSFSDVLQSENILLNSSLPLEDSVNSSFQFDCLTMPYESIDLSKLPKKLDARDPPWLSSSTIEDGSQSQMRISWREGLMNQVNEVDEFDSCRCLSDEDLSDDNDCGSNRVSGTLVNIEVDDIKKPNYDVGLTETEDKELETDGIGNEMFSGAESISTD